A section of the Solea solea chromosome 17, fSolSol10.1, whole genome shotgun sequence genome encodes:
- the LOC131443199 gene encoding heparan sulfate glucosamine 3-O-sulfotransferase 5, translated as MLFKQQALLRQKLFVLGSLAIGSVLYLVARVGTLDRLQPICPIENRLTPPEPEQIPLRTLQFKRGLLHELRKGNATKEQIRLHNLVQQLPRAIIIGVRKGGTRALLEMLNLHPAVVKASQEIHFFDNDQNYARGIDWYRGKMPFSFPHQITIEKSPAYFITEEVPERIFKMNSSIKLLIIVREPTTRAVSDYTQVLEGKERKNKTYHKFEKLAIDTNTCEVNTKYKAVRTSIYTKHLERWLKYFPVKQFHIVDGDRLITDPLPELQLVERFLNLPSRISQYNLYFNATRGFYCLRFNIVFNKCLAGSKGRIHPEVDLSVVTKLQKFFHPFNQKFYQITGRTFNWP; from the exons ATGCTATTCAAACAGCAGGCATTGCTGAGACAGAAGCTCTTCGTACTGGGCAGCCTCGCTATTGGAAGTGTCCTTTATCTCGTGGCCAGGGTTGGGACCTTGGATAG gCTACAGCCCATTTGCCCCATTGAGAACAGACTGACCCCTCCTGAGCCAGAGCAAATCCCACTCCGTACCTTGCAGTTTAAGCGTGGCCTGCTTCATGAATTACGTAAGGGCAATGCCACCAAAGAGCAAATACGCCTGCACAACCTGGTCCAGCAGCTGCCACGTGCCATCATCATTGGTGTGCGCAAGGGCGGCACTCGTGCCCTGCTGGAGATGCTCAACCTACATCCAGCCGTGGTCAAGGCTTCACAGGAGATTCACTTCTTTGACAATGACCAAAACTACGCCCGTGGAATCGACTGGTACAGAGGGAAAATGCCCTTCTCCTTCCCTCATCAGATCACCATTGAGAAGAGCCCCGCCTACTTCATCACAGAGGAAGTCCCTGAGCGCATCTTCAAGATGAACTCCTCCATCAAGCTGCTGATCATCGTCCGTGAGCCCACCACCAGAGCAGTGTCGGACTACACGCAAGTTCTGGAGGGCAAGGAGCGTAAGAACAAGACCTACCACAAGTTTGAGAAGCTGGCCATTGACACCAACACCTGCGAGGTGAACACGAAGTACAAAGCAGTGCGGACCAGCATCTACACCAAACACCTTGAGCGATGGCTCAAGTACTTTCCTGTGAAGCAGTTCCATATCGTGGACGGGGACCGCCTTATCACGGACCCGCTGCCAGAGTTGCAGCTCGTCGAGCGCTTCCTCAACCTACCCTCAAGGATCAGCCAATATAATCTGTACTTCAATGCCACCAGGGGATTTTACTGTCTGCGATTTAACATTGTCTTTAATAAGTGCCTGGCAGGCAGCAAGGGACGCATCCATCCAGAGGTGGACCTATCAGTCGTGACAAAACTGCAGAAGTTCTTTCACCCCTTCAATCAGAAGTTTTACCAGATCACCGGCAGAACATTCAACTGGCCATGA